CTTTCGCTGGTTGATATATATCGAATGTGTGTAACGTGGCCTAGTTTGAATGCCATAAAAACCGGCAGAGAATATATTAGTATGGGGAATTAAACTCGGTTGACGATTAATGTGCGTATTCGTTCCCCTTGAGATGAGAAGATATCCTTTGATTGAAGAGGTGAAAGATGATGTTTTGGAGAGTGATTATCAAAGCTTGTGATGTATGCAGTATGTAACCGGTTGAATCATTCTAGCTTGTTCTGAATTAAGATACTAATTTTAATTCAGTAAGTTATATTCTCAGATAAAAAAGTATATATAAAATTTAGACTAGTTGCTAATGGCGAGATCGGTAAGATCTCTGTTAAAATTGCAGATTCTCTAAGAACTACGCAAGGAATAGCTGTCATGACTTATGTTGTAACCGAAAGTTGTATCAAGTGTAAATACACAGATTGTGTAGATGTATGTCCAGTCGATTGTTTTCGGGAAGGCCCCAATTTTCTGGTAATTGATCCAGATGAATGTATTGATTGTACGTTATGTGTTGCTGAGTGTCCGGTCGAAGCTATTTGCGCCGAAGATGATGTGCCAGATGATCAGCAACAGTTTATTGTGCTTAATGCTGAGTTATCCAAACAATGGCAGCCTATAATAGAAAGGAAGGACGCGTTACCTGATGCAGATGAATGGGCTAATGAAACAAACAAGCTGGATCATCTGCAACGCTAACTAGAAAGAAGCGGCATAATGTCTCGCCGCCTATTAATTTTCCTCGGTTTATACAATCCATTTTTGTTTTGTTGATTTGAAATTTTTAAGCGCTTTGGTGTTGATGTTATGGTCATTACGGCTAATCTTTGGTTTGCATTAGCGCTTAAAGGTAAGTTTGATCAAATTGAATTGATCAGTGGCGTAATTTAAGGCTAATGTTAGCTTGTTATTTTCTGTTCAGATTGAGAAGTATTAAATAATGTAGTCACGAAATGAGAAATATGAGATGCTTGTAAAAAAAGAAAGAATTTCATATGACACATTCACATCGTAGGCATGATATACCAGACGAAGTATGGGCACTGTTTGAGACTCATTTGCCTGGCCGCCAAGGCGTTTGGGGAGGCTAGCTAGAGATAATCGCCAAGTTTATTAATGTTGTTTCTGGATTATTCGCACGGGCGCACTGTGGCGGGATTGGCCGCCGGATTATGGAGGCTGGAGCAACCCGCACCGCCGTTTTACCCGCTGGCGCGACAAGGGCATTTGGAAAAAGTTACTGGAGATCTCGATTGGCGATCCGGATTACGAACGGCTTATGATTGATGCCAGTCATTGCAAGGTTCATCCCCATACCGCTGGGGCGAGGGGCGGAAATCAGGACATGAGTCGCACAAAAAGG
This genomic window from Nitrosomonas cryotolerans ATCC 49181 contains:
- the fdxA gene encoding ferredoxin FdxA gives rise to the protein MTYVVTESCIKCKYTDCVDVCPVDCFREGPNFLVIDPDECIDCTLCVAECPVEAICAEDDVPDDQQQFIVLNAELSKQWQPIIERKDALPDADEWANETNKLDHLQR